The Antarcticibacterium sp. 1MA-6-2 genome has a window encoding:
- a CDS encoding sodium:solute symporter — MQPYQILLLIAGYFGVLILISVLTNKGGSNEEFFKANRQSPWYLVAFGMIGASLSGVTFISIPGTVAEQGFSYFQVVLGYTVGYAVIGLVLLPLYYRLNLTSIYTYLDTRFGNYSYKTGASFFILSRIVGSAFRLFLVANVLQLIIFDAMGVPFYLTVTITILLIWLYTFKSGIHTIVWTDTLQTLFMLIALGATMVIISEDLGISFSNFFGYLGESEMSKMFFFDDWKSRDFFFKQFISGAFIAIVMTGLDQDMMQKNLTCRNLKDAQKNMFWFTIILTIANFLFLALGVLLTDYAEVIGITERKDDLFPAIATSGELGVGVAILFVLGLIAAAYSSADSALTALTTSFSIDILDIEKRYDEKKQVRIRKQIHIGVSLVLIIVMLIFKYAIADKSVINKLFEFAGYTYGPLLALYAFGLFTKWQVKDKLVPWIAVASPVLTYLISINSLQWFGFEFGFFVLILNGFLTFLGLILIRR; from the coding sequence ATGCAGCCTTATCAGATACTTCTTCTTATCGCCGGATATTTCGGTGTTCTAATTTTAATTTCAGTTTTAACTAATAAAGGTGGATCAAATGAGGAATTCTTTAAGGCAAACAGGCAGTCTCCATGGTACCTGGTAGCTTTTGGAATGATTGGGGCTTCTCTTAGTGGAGTTACCTTTATTTCCATACCCGGTACGGTTGCCGAACAGGGTTTTAGTTATTTCCAGGTGGTTTTAGGATATACTGTGGGTTATGCAGTTATCGGGCTGGTACTGCTGCCGCTCTATTACAGGCTTAACCTTACCTCCATATACACCTACTTAGACACACGATTTGGTAATTATTCCTATAAAACAGGAGCTTCCTTTTTTATTCTGTCGAGGATTGTGGGTTCGGCATTCCGGCTTTTTTTGGTTGCTAATGTCCTGCAACTCATCATTTTTGATGCTATGGGCGTTCCGTTCTATCTTACGGTGACCATCACGATCTTACTCATCTGGTTATACACATTTAAAAGCGGGATTCATACAATAGTATGGACCGACACTCTGCAAACGCTGTTTATGCTTATCGCACTAGGAGCCACAATGGTCATTATTTCTGAAGACCTTGGCATCTCCTTTTCCAACTTCTTTGGTTACTTAGGTGAAAGTGAAATGTCCAAAATGTTCTTCTTTGACGACTGGAAGAGCAGGGATTTCTTTTTTAAGCAATTCATTTCAGGAGCATTTATAGCTATTGTAATGACAGGATTGGACCAGGATATGATGCAGAAAAACCTCACCTGCAGAAATCTAAAAGATGCTCAAAAGAATATGTTCTGGTTTACCATAATTCTTACTATAGCAAATTTCCTATTTCTTGCCCTGGGAGTATTACTTACAGATTATGCTGAAGTTATTGGGATCACTGAAAGAAAGGATGATCTCTTCCCTGCAATTGCGACCAGTGGAGAGCTGGGGGTGGGAGTAGCAATTTTATTTGTCCTTGGGTTAATAGCCGCGGCTTATTCCAGTGCAGATAGTGCTTTGACTGCTTTGACGACTTCTTTTAGTATTGATATCCTGGATATTGAAAAGAGATATGATGAGAAAAAGCAGGTGAGAATAAGAAAACAAATTCACATTGGTGTTTCTCTCGTACTCATTATCGTGATGCTAATCTTCAAATATGCAATTGCTGATAAAAGCGTGATCAACAAGTTATTTGAATTTGCAGGCTATACGTACGGGCCTCTCCTGGCTCTTTATGCATTCGGCCTCTTTACCAAATGGCAGGTAAAGGACAAATTAGTACCCTGGATAGCTGTTGCTTCTCCTGTCTTAACCTACCTTATAAGCATAAACAGCCTGCAGTGGTTTGGGTTTGAATTTGGATTTTTTGTATTGATCCTTAACGGATTCCTTACTTTCCTTGGATTAATATTGATTCGTCGATAG
- a CDS encoding 3-oxoacyl-ACP synthase III family protein, translating to MYQSKIAGLGSYVPENVVTNEDLSQIMDTNDAWIQERTGIKERRHIKKGDGNSTATMGVKAAKIALERAKISKDDIDFIVFATLSPDYYFPGCGVQVQEMLDIHTCPALDVRNQCSGFIYALSVADQFIKTGMYRNILVIGSENHSGGLDFTTRGRSVSVIFGDGAGAAVVTRSDHNGQGILSTHLHSEGKHALELSLKGPSTMHWIPEIIAENPQGDDIPYYPYMNGQFVFKNAIQRFSEVINEGLEANGLEVGDIDMLIPHQANLRISQFIQQKMKLSDDKVYNNIQKYGNTTAASIPIALTEAWEDGKIKEGDTIVLAAFGSGFTWASAIMKW from the coding sequence ATGTATCAGTCAAAAATTGCCGGATTAGGAAGTTATGTTCCCGAGAATGTGGTAACTAATGAGGACCTTTCCCAAATTATGGATACCAATGACGCCTGGATTCAGGAAAGAACAGGTATTAAGGAGAGAAGGCATATTAAAAAAGGAGATGGAAATTCCACGGCAACAATGGGAGTAAAGGCTGCCAAAATTGCTTTGGAAAGAGCTAAAATTTCCAAGGATGATATTGATTTTATCGTATTTGCTACTCTGAGCCCCGATTATTATTTCCCGGGCTGTGGAGTTCAGGTTCAGGAAATGCTGGATATTCACACCTGTCCCGCCCTGGATGTGCGCAACCAGTGCAGTGGATTTATATACGCCCTTTCTGTTGCAGATCAATTTATTAAAACCGGGATGTACAGGAATATTCTGGTAATTGGAAGTGAGAATCACAGTGGTGGCTTAGATTTTACTACCCGGGGAAGGTCAGTTTCGGTAATATTTGGAGACGGTGCAGGGGCTGCTGTGGTTACCCGTAGCGATCATAACGGGCAGGGAATCCTTTCTACACACTTACATTCAGAAGGAAAACATGCTCTGGAATTATCACTTAAAGGGCCAAGTACAATGCATTGGATTCCGGAAATCATTGCGGAAAATCCCCAGGGAGATGATATTCCATACTACCCCTATATGAATGGCCAGTTTGTTTTTAAAAATGCCATTCAAAGATTTTCAGAGGTTATTAATGAAGGGCTTGAAGCCAATGGACTCGAGGTGGGGGATATTGATATGTTGATTCCGCACCAGGCAAACTTAAGGATCTCTCAGTTCATTCAACAAAAGATGAAGCTAAGTGATGATAAAGTTTACAATAACATTCAGAAATACGGAAATACTACAGCTGCGTCTATTCCTATTGCTTTGACAGAAGCCTGGGAAGATGGGAAAATTAAAGAAGGAGATACTATCGTACTTGCCGCCTTCGGTAGTGGATTTACCTGGGCTAGTGCCATTATGAAGTGGTAA
- a CDS encoding outer membrane beta-barrel protein encodes MKQFLFIITILTTAINFAANEPIGKISGQVIDSELKEPIPYATIIVNDKEGNFISGNTTSEDGTFTIDKLEAGDYLFKVQFIGYKSYDREISISSDRSTVDIGVISLEPDIAMLDDVTVVAERSTIEQRIDRKVINVGKDLTTTSATASDIMNNVPSVSVDQDGNIAMRGNSNVRILVDGKPTNMDPAQLLKQIPSTSIKSIELITNPSAKYNPEGMSGIINIVLHKNANDGFNGNVNLGVTQGENTRYNGSLDMNYRKGKVNFFGSFGANGGENFNEGRIYNPEEDFLQAFNLLQSRQSYLGKVGMDLYLNDRNTISFYTNQNFFEGGPEGIFRLIYNDTPEQNLSQVLDFYVENLNSAYNFVYDHKFDDKDHKIQLEVNYNDFDEEENSRFSFTGNTGGLAPYTDFVKEKREDLTTNLDYTNPIGEKGKLEIGAEARLLDTDNSYITNSEFLNDAEYQYTRDIYSFYTTFGQNFEKWSYQLGARLENFTVDAVYNNEKIFEDEYFNIYPSGFLNFTPNQKNTYQLSYSRRVDRPGFQQVSPIREVSTPRLTILGNPSLEPQFTNSVEFNYTRNLTEKGSITAGVFFRNISDEINQVIIENPEEEGSLILMFDNFEDNNSYGLEVSANYKFTKWWSTNSTFEVYSQQLKGVVGTEFLEMDNTAFTFRSNHSFKATDKLTFQLFGLYRGENQTLQMDMLPFYFVNAGARYSILDNKGTLSLNFNDVLNSQRFRFINGRLYLRKEGSRENPEQYS; translated from the coding sequence ATGAAACAGTTTTTATTTATCATCACCATTTTAACTACTGCGATAAACTTTGCAGCAAACGAACCCATTGGAAAAATTTCAGGCCAGGTAATAGACAGTGAATTAAAAGAGCCCATTCCATATGCCACTATTATTGTTAATGATAAGGAAGGAAATTTTATATCAGGAAATACCACCAGTGAAGACGGCACCTTTACTATAGATAAGCTTGAAGCAGGGGATTATCTCTTCAAGGTTCAATTTATAGGTTACAAATCTTATGATCGGGAAATAAGCATTTCCAGCGATCGAAGTACAGTAGATATAGGAGTAATTTCTCTGGAACCGGATATTGCTATGCTTGATGATGTTACTGTTGTCGCTGAACGATCTACTATTGAGCAGCGTATTGACAGGAAAGTGATCAATGTGGGAAAAGATCTAACTACTACAAGTGCTACAGCATCAGACATTATGAATAATGTACCTTCTGTAAGTGTAGATCAGGATGGTAATATTGCTATGAGAGGAAATTCCAACGTTCGTATTCTCGTTGACGGGAAACCTACAAATATGGATCCTGCACAATTATTAAAGCAAATCCCTTCTACTTCTATAAAAAGCATTGAACTCATCACAAATCCTTCAGCAAAATACAATCCTGAAGGTATGAGTGGGATCATTAATATAGTTCTTCACAAGAATGCCAACGATGGCTTCAACGGTAATGTAAACCTTGGAGTTACTCAAGGCGAAAATACCCGTTACAATGGCTCGCTTGATATGAACTACAGGAAAGGAAAAGTAAATTTCTTCGGAAGTTTTGGAGCAAACGGTGGAGAAAATTTTAATGAAGGAAGAATTTATAATCCTGAAGAAGATTTTTTGCAGGCCTTTAATCTACTTCAATCCCGACAATCTTACCTTGGAAAAGTAGGCATGGACCTATATCTTAATGACAGGAACACCATCTCCTTCTATACCAATCAGAATTTTTTTGAAGGTGGTCCGGAAGGTATCTTTCGACTTATATACAATGACACTCCTGAACAAAACCTCAGCCAGGTCCTTGATTTTTATGTTGAAAATTTGAACTCTGCATACAATTTCGTGTATGACCATAAATTTGACGATAAAGATCACAAGATCCAGTTAGAAGTCAATTATAACGATTTTGATGAAGAGGAAAATTCCAGGTTTAGCTTTACCGGAAACACAGGAGGACTAGCTCCCTATACCGACTTTGTAAAGGAAAAAAGGGAAGATCTTACTACCAACCTTGATTATACCAATCCAATTGGAGAAAAGGGAAAACTTGAAATAGGGGCTGAAGCACGACTTTTGGATACTGATAATTCTTATATCACTAACAGTGAATTTTTAAATGATGCAGAATACCAGTACACCCGGGACATCTACTCTTTCTATACCACTTTTGGTCAAAATTTTGAAAAATGGTCTTATCAACTGGGTGCAAGGCTGGAAAATTTTACTGTAGATGCTGTATATAACAACGAGAAAATATTTGAAGATGAGTATTTTAATATCTACCCTTCAGGATTTCTGAATTTTACTCCAAACCAAAAAAATACGTACCAGTTAAGCTATAGCCGAAGAGTAGACCGTCCCGGATTTCAGCAGGTGAGTCCAATAAGAGAAGTTAGTACTCCAAGATTGACCATTTTAGGAAATCCTTCTCTGGAACCTCAATTTACAAATTCAGTTGAATTCAATTACACGCGAAATCTTACAGAGAAAGGAAGTATTACAGCGGGTGTTTTTTTTAGAAATATAAGTGATGAGATTAACCAGGTTATTATTGAAAACCCGGAGGAAGAGGGATCGCTTATTCTTATGTTTGACAATTTTGAGGACAATAATTCTTATGGCCTTGAAGTATCGGCAAATTATAAATTTACAAAATGGTGGAGCACCAATTCCACTTTTGAAGTCTACAGCCAGCAATTAAAAGGAGTAGTTGGAACAGAATTTTTAGAAATGGATAATACTGCATTTACTTTCCGTTCCAATCACAGTTTTAAAGCAACAGATAAGTTGACATTTCAGCTTTTCGGTTTATACCGCGGAGAAAACCAAACCCTTCAAATGGATATGCTTCCTTTTTACTTTGTGAACGCAGGAGCCAGGTATTCAATATTAGACAATAAAGGTACTCTAAGTCTAAATTTCAATGATGTTTTAAATAGCCAAAGGTTCAGGTTTATAAACGGCAGGCTGTACCTCAGGAAGGAAGGTTCCAGGGAGAATCCAGAACAGTATTCTTAG
- a CDS encoding CoA-binding protein, translating into MEKKTLVLGASLNPSRYSNIAIKRLSSYKQPTVAVGLKKGEVSGVAITNEQQDFDDVHTVTLYLNPQRQKEYYDYILSLQPERVIFNPGTENPELYDLLRKNNIEIEVACTLVMLSTNQY; encoded by the coding sequence ATGGAAAAGAAAACACTGGTATTGGGAGCCTCCTTAAATCCCTCTAGATATTCAAATATTGCTATTAAAAGATTGTCTTCCTACAAACAACCCACAGTGGCAGTTGGACTAAAAAAAGGCGAAGTGTCCGGCGTGGCAATAACAAATGAGCAGCAAGATTTTGATGATGTGCATACTGTCACATTGTACCTGAATCCACAAAGACAAAAAGAGTACTACGATTACATTCTTTCTCTTCAGCCGGAACGGGTGATCTTTAATCCGGGTACAGAAAATCCGGAACTTTACGATCTTCTCAGGAAAAACAATATTGAAATAGAAGTTGCCTGTACGCTGGTAATGCTATCGACGAATCAATATTAA